GCAAGCCCGTTTCTTATAAAATTTCGCCAGCCCGGGGATAATGCCAGCAGTCTTAAAAAGGATACTGCTGTGGCTCTCGCGTCCCAACGACTTCTTGCTGATTTTCCTGCCTTCTTCCGTGTTTCGGAAGAGGTAGTGGTTATTGTTGGCGGCGGCGAAGAAGCGCTCAACAAAGCGCGGCTCGTGGCACAGACGTCCGCTCGTTTGCGCATCATTGCGCAAGAGCTTGAACCAGCCTTGGCGAGCTTCATCGAAAGCCACAGTTCGGAACATGTTTCTCAAGCTTTTAGCGCCGATCTTCTTGAAGGTGCGAAGCTGGTTTTTGTCGCCACGGGTGATGAAGATCAGGATCGCGCCATTGCAGCATCGGCCAAAGCGCTGAAAATTCCAGTCAACGTTGTCGACCGTCCTGCACTCTGCGATTTCCTGACCCCTGCCATTGTGAACCGAGCGCCGATTGCAATTGCGATTGGCACCGAAGGCTCGGCCCCTGTGCTGGCACAGATGGTGCGTGCGCGCATTGATGCGGCCTTCTCGCCACGCCTTGGTGAGCTTGCACATTATGCCGAAAGTTGGCGTCCGCTGGTCGAAAAGCTTTTGCCAAAAGGTTTGGCGCGCCGCAGTTTCTGGCGTGGGTTCTTCTCCGGCTCCGTAGCGCGTGCTGTTGAAAACGGTGATCGCGAAGAAGCATACAAAGCTGCAAATGAATTAATCGAGCAAAGAGAACATGCTGCCGGTTATGTCTGGCTCGTTGGTGCCGGTCCGGGTGCAGAAGATCTGCTGACCCTGCGCGCACATCGCGTTCTGATGGAAGCTGACGTGATTGTGCATGACGCACTGGTGCCGGAAGGCGTGATTGCCATGGGGCGTCGTGATGCGGAGCGTCTTTCGGTCGGCAAGCGCAAGGGATGCCATTCCAAGAGCCAGAACGAGATCAATGATCTGCTCGTCAGCCTTGGTCGCGAGGGCAAGCGTGTGGTGCGTCTGAAAGCGGGCGATCCGCTGGTCTTTGGCCGTGCGGGCGAAGAAATGGCAGCATTGCGTTCAGCTGGTATCGGCTTTGAAATCGTGCCGGGCATCACGTCTGCTTTTGCAGCTGCTGCCGATATGGAACTGCCGCTCACCTTGCGTGGTGTGGCCTCCTCGCTGGTATTCACGACGGGCCACGACATGGCAGGCGATGTGCTGCCGGGCTGGGCCAAGCTTGCCGTCTCCGGGGCAACGATTGCCGTCTATATGGGCTCAAGCGTTGCAGCCTCGGTTGCTAGCCGTTTGATCTCTGCTGGTCTGCATGAAGATACGGCTGTCGCGGTTGTTGAGAATGCCAGCCGCAAGGATAAGCGGCTGTTTCATGGAACATTGAAAGATCTGCCGTCTCTGGAAGAGCGCAAAGAACTCTCCGGTCGGGTCATGGTCATCATCGGCGATGCTGTTGCAGGCGCCGCTATCGACAAAGCGCAGGCGCTGGCGGTTAGACCCGTTGCAGTCGCGGCTTAAATCAGGAGTCGGAAAAATGGTTGTAAAAGTTCTCACTGCAAACCGGCTCATCGATGGACAGGCTGTGTGGCTTGGCGCTGATGGTTCATGGCAGGAAACGATTGATGGCGCGCTCGTTGCCCGTCATGCGGAAGCTGTCAGCGCACTTGAAGAAGCGGGCAAGGTGGCAGCAAAAGCCAATCTGGTTGTCGACGTGAATGTCATCGATGTCGAAGAGCGTGATGAAGGGCTTTATCCCATTCGCCTCCGCGAACGTATCCGACTCTCCGGGCCCACCATCATTACGCTTGGTCAACCAGCGTTAAAGCAAGCCTCCTGATCTGAATATCGGAAGTAAATATGTATCGTTATGATGAATTTGACCGCGACTTTGTTGCGGCCCGCGTTGCACAGTTCAAGGATCAGGTTGGGCGTCGCCTTTCTGGCGAATTGACGGAAGACCAGTTCAAGCCTTTGCGGCTGATGAACGGCCTTTATCTGCAATTACATGCCTATATGCTGCGTGTTGCGATCCCTTATGGCACATTGTCGAGCCGCCAGCTGCGCAGGCTTGGCTCCATTGCGCGGAATTATGATCGTGGCTTCGCACATTTCACGACGCGTCAGAACATCCAGTACAACTGGCCAGCACTGAAAGACGTGCCGCAAATTCTCGAAGAGCTTGCGGGAGTCGAAATGCATGCGATACAGACTTCAGGCAATTGCATTCGCAATGTGACGGCGGATCATTTTGCCGGCGCTGCACATGATGAAGTAGCCGATCCGCGCCCGCTGGCAGAAATTCTGCGGCAGTGGTCGTCGTTGCATCCGGAGTTTTCCTATCTCCCACGCAAGTTCAAGATTGCGATTGTCGGTTCTGAGCATGATCGTGCTGCCATTCAGGTGCACGACATTGGCCTGCAGCTGAAAAAGAACGAAGCAGGCGAACTCGGTCTCGCCGTCTATATCGGTGGTGGTCAGGGGCGCACGCCGATGATTGCCAAGAAAATCCGCGATTTCCTGCCGCTTGAGGACATGCTGACCTATGTGACGGCTATCGTCCGCGTCTATAATCTCTATGGACGCCGCGATAACAAATATAAGGCACGCATCAAAATCCTCGTTCATGAAACTGGGGTCGAGCCGCTGGTGCAAGAGATCGATGCTGAGTGGGAACAGATCCGTTACGGTGATCTGAAACTGCCGCAGCGCGATATTGATGCGATTGAAAGTTACTTCCGGATGCCGGATCTGCCGCAGCGTCCCGAAGGGTGGGAAATTCTGGCGGTCACGCAGAAATCCGACGCTGATTTTGCGGCATGGATCAAGCGCAATGTTACGCCACACAAGAACCCGGATTATGCCGTTGTCACGATTTCGCTGAAACCCATTGGCGGGATCCCGGGTGATGCCAGTGCGGAGCAGATGGAACTGGTGGCGGATATTGCCGAGACCTATTCTTTCGATGAAATCCGCGTCAGCCATGAGCAGAATCTGGTTCTGCCGCATGTGGCCAAGGCCGACCTCCCGGCGGTCTATGATCTGCTTCAATCAGATGGTCTGGTTACGGCCAATGCCGGTCTGATTACCGACATCATCGCATGTCCCGGCCTTGACTATTGCGCGCTTGCCAATGCGCGCTCGATCCCGGTTGCGCAGCGCATTTCTGAGCGTTTCGGTGATCAGCAGCGCCAGCTTGAAATTGGCGATCTCAAGATCAAGATTTCCGGCTGCATCAATGCCTGCGGTCATCACCATGTCGGCCATATCGGTATTCTTGGCGTCGAGAAAAAGGGCGAAGAGCTTTACCAGATCACGCTTGGTGGTTCGGGTGACGAGCATTCGTCGATTGGCGACATCACCGGACGTGGATTTTCTTCTGAAGAAGTGGTCGATGCGATTGAAACCGTGGTCGATACCTATCTCGGTTTGCGCGCAAACAACGAAGAGACTTTCCTTGCTGCCTATCGCCGGGTGGGCATGGATCCGTTTAAACGCGCGCTTTATGGAGAAGTGAGCCGTGCGGCCTGACCTTGATCCCAATTCAGATCTGAGTGCAGATCAGAGGGCGGAGGCGCAAGCCCGTCTTTTGGAGGGAAGCCATGGGGCTTCCTCTCCGCAAGAGGTGATTGCGCTCAGCACGCGCGAACTCTTTGATGGGGGAATTGCAGTCGTTTCATCATTCGGTGCTGAATCGGTTGTGCTGTTACACATGATTTCCGAGATCGATCCGGCAACGCCGGTTCTGTTTCTCGACACGGGCAAGCATTTCCGCGCAACGCTCGATTATCGGCATGATCTCGTGGATCGGTTGGGACTTCTCGATGTGCAGGATATATTGCCGCTTGTGGAAAACGTGAAAGCCGATGATCCTTTCGGCGCTTTGTCGATGACAGACAAGGACCGCTGTTGCTTCATTCGCAAGGTGGAACCGATGGCGCGCGCTGTCGCCCCCTATCGTGCGTGGATGACCGGCCGGAAGCAGTTTCAGGCTTCGACCCGTAATGCTTTGCCGGTTTTTGAATCGGTCGGCCCGCGTATTCGCATCAATCCGCTAGCGCATATGAGTGCGGAAGATTTGCGTGCCTATGCGCGTGTGCACGATCTCCCCGTCCACCCGCTGACAGAGCAGGGCTATCGATCAATCGGCTGTATGCCCTGCACACGACCGGTCGGCGATGACGAAGATCAGCGAGCCGGACGTTGGGCCGGATCGGAAAAGACCGAATGCGGCATCCATCTGACGGGCCTTGCCGATAGCCTAAAGCGCATACCGAAAAGTGTGTAGCGGTTTTCGGGTAAGATGCGCGTGAAAAAAAGTAATATAGGGGTTTAGGACCAGAAATGAGTGAGACAACAGCTGAAACGAAGCTCTGGTCTGAGCAAGGCTTTCGTGAAGACGACTATATTTTTGCCGACGATCTGGAAATCGCGGGGGATGCGCCCGCAATCATCATCCCTTTGGCCGTCTGGCTGGGACTTGATGAGGAGAAACGCCGCTCTTCCAATCGCCGTATCGGTGTGTCGGTAACACCGGGTGAGAAGATCGAGCCACTGCTTGATCATCTGGCAGGCTTGCCGGTCATTGCCTTAGAGTTTCCGGCCTTCAATGATGGCCGCTCTTATTCAAAAGCAGAAGTTCTGCGTCGTGCAGGTTTTGAGGGCGAATTGCGTGCAACGGGCGATGTGCTGATCGATCAGGCGGCTCTTATGCTGCGCACTGGTTTTGACAGCCTTCAGGTGACAAACAAGGTCGCTCAAAGCCGCCTTGGCGAACAGCGTCTCGTGGATACGCCCGGATATTATCAGCCCGGCCGTGGCTCGGTGCAGCAGGAAGGTGGGTTTGCCTGGCGTCGGGTAAAGGCAGGCTAATTCTTAGCAATCACCTTTTTGTGGTTTTGCTTGTTCGCTTGATGGGGTAGATACGCGTCAAAGCATTTCCAGCAAAAGTGCGAAGCGGTTTTGCGTCGGATAATGCGTCACAAAAAAAGATAGAGCGGTCAAAGGTTTCATAGTGACCCGAACCGCTCTGGATTTGGAGACGAGACGTGATCCGCCACATTGTTTTCTTCAGCGTCAAGCCAGATCAGGACATCGATGTCGTCCGCAAGGGCTTGGAGCAGTTGGGCACCATTCCTTATTCTGACGTGTTTGAAGTTCTGCCGAACTCCAAGGTCGACCCGATGGGCAACGCGATTGATCTTGTTGTCTATGCGGAGTTCAAGGATGAAGAAGCGCTTTTCGCTTACAAAAACCATCCGACCTATGACGCATCCACGCAATATGTGCGTCCTATGCGTGAGCTGCGCTTCTCCGCTGATGTCGTGACCGACAAGGGCTGATTATTCAGCCTCTGGTCGTGCCTGCAAAGGCAGGCCGCCGAACAAATCCGGCTCTAGCGATGTTTTCGCGCGTTCGATGTTGAGCAGGCGTAGCTTGGTCGCCGTGCCACCCGCAGCCGAAAAACCGCCAACCTTGCCATTGGAGCCCAAAACCCGATGGCAGGGGACAATGATCGGAAACGGATTTTTGCCAAGCGCGTAGCCCACTGCCTGAGAAAGACTGACATCGCCAAGCCTGCGCGCGATTGCGCCATAAGTGATGGTCTCGCCCGCTTTCAACTCGAGAAGGATTTCATAGACCTGTCTGTTGAGGTCTGGTACCGAATCAAGCGCCAGCGGTGTTTGCGAGAAATCCGGATCGCCACCATCAAGCAGCACGCGAACCTTGTCTATCGCTTCGCTGACATAGGTGGGTGGGTTCAATGCTTCCGTGTCCGAAAAGCGTGACTGAAGCCGATAGCGCGTTTCGTTTTCGTCGGCATCACCAATCTCCACGCCGATAATTTTACCGGCATGCCAGGCGATCCCGCAGGGGCCAATAGCTGTGTCGAAAGTGCTGATGCCGGTCGAATCCATGAGCGGTAATATAGCACCATCTTCGCGGCTTTGCGGCAACGACTCTGTGATCAGTCGCAACAATTGCAGCGAAATGGTTGAAGAACGGCGAAAATAGTGATTGTGTGAGAACAACCCGCCATGGAACATGACAGCTGGTCATGTCTTCAAATGGCCAAATGATTGAGAGATATCTTCCGTCGCGTATTTGATGTGATCGGAACGAGGAAATTTAGATGGACGATTACGAACGCTATGCCACAGGGCTGATGATCGTTTTTGGTGCGCTGATTGTCGGTGCGCTGATGGCGGCCAATCTTTACCACGGCGACAAGCCCGGTTTCCTTTTCGCGCTGGGTGCGGCGGTGGTGGGCTGGTTCTCTGCTTTTGCCGTGCTTTTCGACAAGCCGCGCGTTTATGGCGTGATGATCGCTGTAGCCATCGGCCTGGTCGCAGCTTCGATCGGCGCTTTCGTAACCTGATTTTCGCGACATATCGTTATGAAAAAGCCCCGGATTTCCGGGGCTTTATTATTTTATTGCATGTCTTCATCCCAAAACCGGTATCACCGTTTGGGAGACATGCTTTAAATATAGGGCGAATAGCACTGGCGACGTGGGCCGTAATTGGGCTGGAACGTATTGTCGTAAGCACGATATGACCGATAACGGTTATAGCACCAGCGTACATGCGCATTGCCACCGCCGCGATATATCGGGGCAGGGCGATAACGCGGTGGGTGATGACGATAGCGTGGTGGTGGCCCCCAATTCCGGTAGTGCGGCCTGTAGTGCCTATAGCCATCGCGATATCGTGGATGATGGTGACGCCAGCCACGTCTGTCTCCACGATAGTCGTAATATTGAACATTTTCGACCGGTGCCTGTGCACCATGGCTGACGGCGGGGGCTATCAGTGCTGCCGGTTGCGCTGCATTGGCGCTAGCGGTTATGGCAGGTACGCCTATGCCAAGTGACAGACACGCTGCGAAGAAGGAAGATGCAAATCTCTTCATTGGTTTCTCCCTAAAATAGTGGCTTTGTTATCAACGTCCCTGAGGCGATTTTGATCCCGCATTGTGGCGGGTAGGTGGCTGGGAAAACTCACTTTTTCTTCGCGCTAGCAACAGTTGGGTGAAGGCGCGAACAGCGATCGAAATTACTCTATCAGAATTGACATAAAGATATGTTTATGTCATTAAGCGGGTCTTGTGCGCTACGCGTTCGCTAAGAGCGATCAAACGTGCGCTCAATAAGGCAATCTGCGCATCGCATTATCAGAAAATCCTTTGCGGATTTCGGGCGGTGCTGTAGCGATGAAGCGTATTGGAGCACATCCCGAAAAGTGTGAAACGGTTTTCGGAACAAGATGTGCGTTGAACAAATAGATAGAGCATTTCCAACGACCCGAAATAAACTGGGAATGCTCTATAATACAGGCGGTAATCCCCTATGACGTCTTCCCTCGATAATCTTTTTGGTTCAACGGCAGCAAAGCCGGACGGTTCGGAAGTGCTTGCAGCACTGACCAAAGCCGCAAGTGAGCGCATTCTGATTCTCGACGGGGCCATGGGTACGCAGATTCAGGGCCTGGGCTTTCACGAAGAGCATTTTCGCGGCGAGCGTTTCGGTTCCTGCGATTGCCAGCTTCAGGGCAACAACGACCTTTTGACGCTCACCCAGCCAAAGGCGATTGAAGAAATTCATTATGCCTATGCTATAGCCGGGGCCGACATTCTCGAAACCAACACATTCTCATCGACGACCATCGCGCAGGCCGATTACGGTATGGAAGATGCCGTCTATGAGCTGAACCGTGATGGCGCGCGCCTAGCCCGTCGCGCAGCAATCCGTGCGCAACAGAAAGATGGTCGCCGCCGCTTTGTTGCAGGTGCGTTGGGGCCAACAAACCGTACCGCTTCGCTGTCGCCGGATGTCAACAATCCCGGTTATCGTGCCGTCACTTTTGACGATCTGCGTATTGCCTATGCCGATCAGATCCGTGGGCTGATCGATGGTGGCTCCGACATTATTCTCATTGAGACGATCTTCGATACGCTGAACGCCAAGGCAGCTGTCTTTGCGGCTGAAGAAGTGTTCATTGAGAAGGGCGTGCATCTGCCGGTGATGATTTCCGGCACGATCACCGATCTTTCGGGCCGCACGCTTTCTGGTCAGACGCCAACGGCGTTCTGGTATTCGCTGCGCCATGCCAAGCCTTTCACCATCGGGCTCAATTGCGCGCTCGGTGCCAATGCAATGCGCGAACATCTCGCGGAAATCGCTGGCATTGCCGATACATTTGTCTGCGCCTATCCGAATGCTGGCCTGCCAAACGAGTTCGGCCAGTATGACGAAAGCCCAGAAGCTATGGCAGCCCAAATCGAGGATTTTGCACGCGAAGGCCTCGTTAATGTGGTGGGTGGCTGCTGTGGTTCGACGCCTGATCATATCCGTGCAATAGCCGCTGCTGTCGCCAAGCATCCACCGCGCAAGCCGGTCAAGGTGCCGCCGCTGATGCGTCTGTCGGGCCTCGAGCCATTCACGCTGACCAAGGATATTCCTTTCGTCAATGTCGGCGAGCGGACGAACGTTACCGGCTCCGCCCGTTTCCGTAAGCTCATTAAGGCTGGCGATTATTCGACAGCGCTTGATGTGGCGCGTGATCAGGTGGAAAACGGCGCACAGATCATCGACATCAACATGGATGAAGGTCTGATCGACAGCCAGAAGATCATGGTTGAATATCTCAACCTGATCGCGGCAGAGCCGGATATCGCGCGCGTTCCGGTAATGATCGACAGCTCCAAGTGGGACGTGATCGAAGCTGGCCTGAAATGCGTTCAGGGCAAGCCGATCGTCAACTCGATTTCGCTGAAAGAAGGCGAAGAAGCCTTCCTGCATCATGCGCGTCTGGTGCGTGCCTATGGTGCTGCAGTTGTCATCATGGCATTTGACGAAACGGGACAGGCCGACACGGAAGAGCGCAAGGTCGAAATTTGTACCCGCGCTTACAAGATTCTGACCGAGCAGGTTGGCTTCCCGCCGGAAGACATCATCTTCGATCCGAATGTCTTTGCGGTCGCGACCGGCATTGACGAGCATAATAATTACGGTGTCGATTTCATCGAAGCGACGCGCAAGATCACCGAAACACTGCCGCACGTCCATATTTCGGGCGGGGTATCAAACCTGTCCTTCTCGTTCCGCGGTAATGAGCCGGTGCGCGAAGCGATGCACGCTGTCTTCCTTTATCATGCCATTCAGGTTGGTATGGATATGGGTATCGTCAATGCCGGCCAGCTGGCGGTCTATGACACGATTGATCCAGAACTGCGTGAAGCCTGCGAAGATGTGGTGCTGAACCGTCGCGATGATGCGACCGAACGGCTGCTCGAAATTGCAGAACGTTTCCGTGACAGCGGCACCAAGGAAGCCAAGGCGCAGGATTTGAGCTGGCGCGAATGGCCGGTTGAAAAGCGGCTTTCCCATGCGCTGGTCAACGGCATTACTGAATATATTGAAGCAGATACCGAAGAAGCGCGTCAGGCGGCTGCGCGCCCACTGCATGTTATCGAAGGTCCGCTGATGGCTGGTATGAATGTCGTGGGTGATCT
The Ochrobactrum sp. BTU1 DNA segment above includes these coding regions:
- the cysG gene encoding siroheme synthase CysG, translated to MALASQRLLADFPAFFRVSEEVVVIVGGGEEALNKARLVAQTSARLRIIAQELEPALASFIESHSSEHVSQAFSADLLEGAKLVFVATGDEDQDRAIAASAKALKIPVNVVDRPALCDFLTPAIVNRAPIAIAIGTEGSAPVLAQMVRARIDAAFSPRLGELAHYAESWRPLVEKLLPKGLARRSFWRGFFSGSVARAVENGDREEAYKAANELIEQREHAAGYVWLVGAGPGAEDLLTLRAHRVLMEADVIVHDALVPEGVIAMGRRDAERLSVGKRKGCHSKSQNEINDLLVSLGREGKRVVRLKAGDPLVFGRAGEEMAALRSAGIGFEIVPGITSAFAAAADMELPLTLRGVASSLVFTTGHDMAGDVLPGWAKLAVSGATIAVYMGSSVAASVASRLISAGLHEDTAVAVVENASRKDKRLFHGTLKDLPSLEERKELSGRVMVIIGDAVAGAAIDKAQALAVRPVAVAA
- a CDS encoding phosphoadenylyl-sulfate reductase, which encodes MRPDLDPNSDLSADQRAEAQARLLEGSHGASSPQEVIALSTRELFDGGIAVVSSFGAESVVLLHMISEIDPATPVLFLDTGKHFRATLDYRHDLVDRLGLLDVQDILPLVENVKADDPFGALSMTDKDRCCFIRKVEPMARAVAPYRAWMTGRKQFQASTRNALPVFESVGPRIRINPLAHMSAEDLRAYARVHDLPVHPLTEQGYRSIGCMPCTRPVGDDEDQRAGRWAGSEKTECGIHLTGLADSLKRIPKSV
- a CDS encoding DUF934 domain-containing protein, giving the protein MSETTAETKLWSEQGFREDDYIFADDLEIAGDAPAIIIPLAVWLGLDEEKRRSSNRRIGVSVTPGEKIEPLLDHLAGLPVIALEFPAFNDGRSYSKAEVLRRAGFEGELRATGDVLIDQAALMLRTGFDSLQVTNKVAQSRLGEQRLVDTPGYYQPGRGSVQQEGGFAWRRVKAG
- a CDS encoding BA14K family protein; this encodes MKRFASSFFAACLSLGIGVPAITASANAAQPAALIAPAVSHGAQAPVENVQYYDYRGDRRGWRHHHPRYRDGYRHYRPHYRNWGPPPRYRHHPPRYRPAPIYRGGGNAHVRWCYNRYRSYRAYDNTFQPNYGPRRQCYSPYI
- a CDS encoding DUF2849 domain-containing protein, with translation MVVKVLTANRLIDGQAVWLGADGSWQETIDGALVARHAEAVSALEEAGKVAAKANLVVDVNVIDVEERDEGLYPIRLRERIRLSGPTIITLGQPALKQAS
- a CDS encoding Dabb family protein: MIRHIVFFSVKPDQDIDVVRKGLEQLGTIPYSDVFEVLPNSKVDPMGNAIDLVVYAEFKDEEALFAYKNHPTYDASTQYVRPMRELRFSADVVTDKG
- a CDS encoding methylated-DNA--[protein]-cysteine S-methyltransferase, with product MDSTGISTFDTAIGPCGIAWHAGKIIGVEIGDADENETRYRLQSRFSDTEALNPPTYVSEAIDKVRVLLDGGDPDFSQTPLALDSVPDLNRQVYEILLELKAGETITYGAIARRLGDVSLSQAVGYALGKNPFPIIVPCHRVLGSNGKVGGFSAAGGTATKLRLLNIERAKTSLEPDLFGGLPLQARPEAE
- the metH gene encoding methionine synthase, producing the protein MTSSLDNLFGSTAAKPDGSEVLAALTKAASERILILDGAMGTQIQGLGFHEEHFRGERFGSCDCQLQGNNDLLTLTQPKAIEEIHYAYAIAGADILETNTFSSTTIAQADYGMEDAVYELNRDGARLARRAAIRAQQKDGRRRFVAGALGPTNRTASLSPDVNNPGYRAVTFDDLRIAYADQIRGLIDGGSDIILIETIFDTLNAKAAVFAAEEVFIEKGVHLPVMISGTITDLSGRTLSGQTPTAFWYSLRHAKPFTIGLNCALGANAMREHLAEIAGIADTFVCAYPNAGLPNEFGQYDESPEAMAAQIEDFAREGLVNVVGGCCGSTPDHIRAIAAAVAKHPPRKPVKVPPLMRLSGLEPFTLTKDIPFVNVGERTNVTGSARFRKLIKAGDYSTALDVARDQVENGAQIIDINMDEGLIDSQKIMVEYLNLIAAEPDIARVPVMIDSSKWDVIEAGLKCVQGKPIVNSISLKEGEEAFLHHARLVRAYGAAVVIMAFDETGQADTEERKVEICTRAYKILTEQVGFPPEDIIFDPNVFAVATGIDEHNNYGVDFIEATRKITETLPHVHISGGVSNLSFSFRGNEPVREAMHAVFLYHAIQVGMDMGIVNAGQLAVYDTIDPELREACEDVVLNRRDDATERLLEIAERFRDSGTKEAKAQDLSWREWPVEKRLSHALVNGITEYIEADTEEARQAAARPLHVIEGPLMAGMNVVGDLFGSGKMFLPQVVKSARVMKQAVAVLLPYMEEEKRLNGGEGRQSAGKVLMATVKGDVHDIGKNIVGVVLACNNYEIIDLGVMVPTQKILDTARAENVDVIGLSGLITPSLDEMVHVAAEMEREGFNVPLLIGGATTSRVHTAVKIHPRYEQGQAVYVIDASRAVGVVSNLLSPENKGAYVEGIREEYAKVAAAHARNEAEKKRLPLARARENAHKLDWDAYTPPKPTFLGTKTFENYDLAEIARYIDWTPFFQTWEMKGRYPAILEDEKQGEAARQLWADAQAMLAKIIDEKWFAPRGIIGFWPANTVGDDIRLFTDESRKEELATFFTLRQQLSKRDGRPNVAMSDFVAPADSGKQDYVGGFVVTAGIEEVAIAERFERANDDYSSILVKALADRFAEAFAELMHQRVRNEFWGYAPGEDLSNDDLIHERYAGIRPAPGYPAQPDHTEKKTLFELLDATAQTGVELTESYSMWPGSSVSGLYIGHPESYYFGVAKVERDQVEDYANRKGMSVEEVERWLGPILNYIPGQAPEPVEAAA
- a CDS encoding nitrite/sulfite reductase; the encoded protein is MYRYDEFDRDFVAARVAQFKDQVGRRLSGELTEDQFKPLRLMNGLYLQLHAYMLRVAIPYGTLSSRQLRRLGSIARNYDRGFAHFTTRQNIQYNWPALKDVPQILEELAGVEMHAIQTSGNCIRNVTADHFAGAAHDEVADPRPLAEILRQWSSLHPEFSYLPRKFKIAIVGSEHDRAAIQVHDIGLQLKKNEAGELGLAVYIGGGQGRTPMIAKKIRDFLPLEDMLTYVTAIVRVYNLYGRRDNKYKARIKILVHETGVEPLVQEIDAEWEQIRYGDLKLPQRDIDAIESYFRMPDLPQRPEGWEILAVTQKSDADFAAWIKRNVTPHKNPDYAVVTISLKPIGGIPGDASAEQMELVADIAETYSFDEIRVSHEQNLVLPHVAKADLPAVYDLLQSDGLVTANAGLITDIIACPGLDYCALANARSIPVAQRISERFGDQQRQLEIGDLKIKISGCINACGHHHVGHIGILGVEKKGEELYQITLGGSGDEHSSIGDITGRGFSSEEVVDAIETVVDTYLGLRANNEETFLAAYRRVGMDPFKRALYGEVSRAA